From Deltaproteobacteria bacterium, a single genomic window includes:
- a CDS encoding ribonuclease HI family protein encodes MKDNLKYTFLKRLAETLDFAKTKKDFHEMSDKDIQSFLLKLADTFKPAEVINIYVDGASRGNPGDAGIGVFIKAADGRALVKTGRYIGKTTNNVAEYQALIAALKEAKSLGATTVKIFADSELMVKQINAEYKVRSAGLIPLYKEATALLMTFKRYDIIHINREENIEADRLANHAIDIMAR; translated from the coding sequence TTGAAAGACAATCTTAAATATACATTCCTCAAAAGATTGGCGGAAACCCTTGACTTTGCGAAAACAAAGAAAGATTTCCATGAGATGTCTGACAAGGATATACAGTCTTTTCTTCTCAAACTTGCTGATACCTTCAAACCCGCAGAGGTGATCAATATCTATGTGGATGGCGCGTCAAGGGGAAATCCAGGAGATGCCGGAATAGGTGTTTTTATAAAAGCAGCGGATGGAAGGGCGCTGGTGAAAACAGGACGATACATTGGCAAGACCACAAATAATGTGGCAGAATACCAGGCTCTTATTGCTGCGCTGAAAGAGGCAAAGTCTCTTGGCGCTACGACAGTTAAGATCTTTGCGGATTCAGAGCTTATGGTAAAGCAGATAAATGCTGAATATAAGGTAAGAAGCGCAGGATTGATACCGCTTTATAAAGAAGCAACTGCCCTATTGATGACATTTAAAAGGTATGATATCATTCATATAAACAGAGAGGAAAATATAGAGGCAGACAGGCTTGCAAATCACGCAATAGATATAATGGCTCGCTGA